GTTGGTGCGCCGCCCGCGAACCCAGGTGCAGGCCATGAACGCCGTGCCGCAGAAATCTTCGCGCAGCACGGAGGGCAATCTGCCGCGCCACTTGCGGAAGGTGCGATCGATGAACTCGATCTCCGCTTCGGGGTTCTGCACAGCGCGCTCATAGAGATGGTGCTTGTCGGCGGTGGCGGCGGTGTAGGTGGCCCGCCGGCGCGACGGGGCTGAGCCGCGCTTCTTCGTTTTCGCTGCTGTTTTGGGCATGGGCCGACAGTGTAGCCGCGAAACCGCCTCGCAACCGCGCGGCCGCGCCGGGTCGTGAAGCGATTCGGCCTCGTCGAATGGCGAAGCGCAGCGCCTGCTACGAGCCCTGAGTGCAGCCGCGAGCAAACGCTACGGCTTCGGTTCGGCCAACCAGATGCGCCGCAGCACCGGGCCCAGCGCATCATCCTCCTGCCGGGCCGCGAGGTCCGTCAGGCCCTTCTCGATCAGCTCGGGCCGATCGGTCAGGTGGCCCACGTACGCGAGCAGCAGGCCGGACTCGATCGCCGCGCCCGGCCGGGCGATCATCTGCTCCAACTCCGCCGCGATCGCATCCAGGCGCTCGGGCGGGGGCAGCAGGTTGCTCTCATAGCGCGAGTTGATCAGTTCCGGGTGCGCCTCGAAGAGCCGGCGCAAACCCAGCGCCGCCGAGCGGTACTTGCCCGAGCCGAGTTGCGCATGCGCGCGGCCCGCCAGGGCCAGCGGATGCTGCGGCGTGTAGTACAGCGCAATGTCGAACCAACTCTCGGCGTCGAAGAAGCGGCCTTCGCTCAGCGCCGTCTCCCCCAACCGCACGCGCTCAGCGAACTGGCTCGTGTTATCGCCCGCGAGCGTCTTGATCGGCGGCAGCGGCTGGGTCAATTGATTCAGCCGCGTCTCATCGAGCGATTCGAGCGGGCTTGCCGGCGGCTGGATTGGCGCCTCGACGCCGCCTGGAGCGCTGATGCCCAACACATCGCGCGAGAAGTCGCGCATGCCCGAGATGTTCTCGGCGCTGTAAGCCTGTCCCGGCTCGGGGAGTTGCCCGCGCGGCGCGGTGAGGCGCGCGACGTAGTCAGCGTACGCATCCTGCCCGGCCAGGAGCGGCTCGGCGGCGCTGGGCGAGGCGGCGGACTGGGCGGCGATGCGGTTCGTCCAGCCCTCGGCAAAAGCTACGCCGTCGAACGTGCGGTCGATGCCGCGGGCCAGAGCATTGTGCGTCACGCCCGGAGTGGTGGCCGTGCGTTCATTGTCAGGCGCCGGCCACGGCGTCGAAGGCCGCAGCGCCCCGCTGGCCGACGCGGCAAGCAGCGACGTGCGATTGAGCAGCGGATCGACGGAATTGATCGCCGCGAGCGTCAGCGGGCTGAGTTGGCGCTCCACCGCCGAACCGGTCGTCGCGTCGAGCGATTCGGTCGCGGCGCTGCGGTTCGGGCGGAACTGCTGCACCGAAGCGCTCGCTTCAAAATCAGGCAGCCCCGTGCCGTAGCGGGCCCGCGCGATCTGCTGCAGGCTCGCGCCGCTCATCGGCGTGAGCACCGTCGCCCCGGCCGCATACGGTGAGTCGCCGCGCTGCCTGAGATCAGGAATCTGGTACGAGCCGAGCATGCCCGGCTGGTGAGGCGCGCCGCGCCGCGGCGCAATGTTTGAATAGAACGAATCGCGTTCGAAGTCGTAGAGACGCCCCCCGGCGGTGCTCCCGCGAAACGCGAACGGGCTCGTGTAGCCCACGTCGCCGCGGAAACTTTTGCCCCCAGGGGCCGTGCCCGTCACGATCGCCTCGTTGATGCGATTGAGCAGGAAGCCCTGCTTGGGCTGGTTGTAGCGGCCGCGCGTGCTCAGATTGGCGTCCAGCGCGCGGCCGTCGCCAAGTGCATTCTGTGCAGCAGCGATCGGCGCCAGGCACAGCATGGCGCCCGCCGCGGCTGCGCTGAGCATCCGTTGCAACGTTCGGGTCATTTCGACTGGCATGCTTCACCTCCGCTGCCAGGGCAGAGACTGGCGTGATCGCTTGCGTCAATCAATGATAGCGCCGCGCCGGCGCACCGGGCCTCGGCGGCGACCAGAGCGCAGCGAGAGCATCGCGGCGCCGGCCCGGTTCATCGGGAGAAATGGCTACTCAGTGAATCTCTTCGGCGGGCACGTCGGGCATGCCGATGGCCACAGCCATCTGGCGCGCCTTATCGAGCGACGCGGGCACGAGACGATAAACAAAATCGCCGACGCGCCAGGCGTAGTACGCGCCCCGCGCATCGCGCGCCGCCTCGCGATTGGTCGGCGTCACGAGGTACGCACGGCCCTCGACGATCGCGGCTGAATGGGTGAGATCGGAGGGCATGGAGTGCTCGATCCACACGCTCAGCGTGCTCGGCCCGTTCGTGTATCGCAGGTGCACGGAATCGACCGTGCCACTGCCCACGCTGCAGTTGCCCGCCTCGGCGAACTCGAATCCGAAAGCGGTCAGGTCCGGCAGCGTGACGTTCCACTGCAGTTCATCGGCGAAATACTGCTGCAGTTGCTCGCGGCCGTGCAGCGTGAACTTCTGCCGGGCGTAGGTGGCGTCGCTCTCGCAGCGGCGATGTTCGTCAATGGGGAAGCCCAGCGACCCGTCGTCGGTGCTGATGTCGATCTGCGGCGCGCGGAACCAGTCGAACCAGTCCGCCCGCCCGCTCAGGCCGATGACCACCGCCGCTCCGACGAGCAGCACGAAGCCCGCCGCCAGCCCCGAAGGGGCCAACAGCCGCCGCGGCGCCCCCCGACGCATCCCAGGCGCCGCTGCCGCCGTGCCCGCCAATCGAAGGGCCGGCTGCGCCACCTGCGCCTGAACCGCGGCGCGCACATCCTGCGGCGCCGAGACATCGCCCATCACGCGCCCGACAGCGCCGCGCAGGCGCCGCTCAAACGCGATGAACTCCTGGTCCTGTGGGCGCGCTGCAAGATGCGATTCGAGCGCCTGAACTTCCTCGGAAGTCAGTTCGTCGTCAGCGGCCCGGCGGAGGAGGTTGGTCGTCTCGGAGAGGTTCATGGGGACACCTGTCAGCGTGAGGTCTGGTGCATTAGCCCGGCTCTCTGCCGGATGTTCGCCTCACGCGGTGCTGGCATTACTGGGCTTCGGCCCCGTCATCTTCTACGCGAATGCCAACTTCGGCTGCCAGCGGACCGAGTTGCTGGACCAGTGCGGCACGAGCCCGGAACAGACGGCTCATCACGGTGCCGATTGGAACATCCACGATTAACGCGATCTCCCTGTACTTCATTCCCTCGACCCCCCACAATAGGAGAACTTCCCGGTACTCCGGGTTAAGGGAATTGATGGCCGATTTGAGGCGGTCATCCACGTGTTCCCAGTCCATCGAGGCCAGATCCCAGGCCGGCTTCGACTCGTCCGGACCCGGGCTGGCGCTGGCGTGCTGGTGGATATTCTCGGACGCCGCCGGCCCCCGCTGCTCCCTAACCACCCGGCTGTAAAACACGTTACGGAGAATTTTGAACAGCCACGGCCGGATGCCCCCGCCCTTGGGCTCGAAACGCTCCGACGCCCGCAGAGCCTTGAGAAAAGTTTCCTGAACCAGGTCGGCAGCGTCCTCCGGCCGCCGGGAAAGCTGCATCGCCATGCGATAGACCGCATCGAGATGTTCCAGCGCCTGCGCTTCGAATTCGCGCCGATCCAATCGCTCTGCCCTTTCGTCAGCCCCGTGCGCGGCGACCGCCCGCGCACCCCGGTCCGATGACATCCTATCGCTACAATGGCCCTCACTCGCCCCACGGAACGATCATGAGCGCCTCGCGACGCACTTTCTACATCACGACCCCGATTTACTACGTCAACGACCGGCCCCACATCGGCCATTCCTACACCACGACCGTCTGCGACGTCGCCGCCCGCTTCCACCGTTTCCTCGGCCTTGACGTCTTTTTCCTTACCGGCACCGACGAGCACGGCGTGAAGGTCGAGAAATCCGCCGCCGATCAGGGCGTCACGCCGCTGGAGCTGGCTGACAGGAACGCCGCTCAGTTCCAGCGCGTCCTGCAGATGCTCGATTTCACCAACGACGACTTCATCCGCACCACCCAGACCCGCCACACTCTGCAGGTCGAGCGCTTCGTCCAGCGCCTCATCGCCAGCGGTGATATCTACCTCGGGCAGTACGAAGGCTGGTACGACGAGGGGCAGGAAGAATTCGTCCCCGACACCCGCGCCAAGGATCAGGACTACAAGTCCGCCGTCTCAGGTAAACCCCTCGTGCGCATGCGCGAAGACAATTACTTCTTTCGCCTGAGCGCCTACCAGCAGCGCCTCGAGCAGCTGTACCGCGACCAGCCTGAATTCGTGCGCCCCGAAGCGCGGCGCAACGAAATGCTCGGCCGCCTGCGCGACGGGCTGCAGGATGTGCCCGTGACGCGCACGAGTTTCACATGGGGCATTCCCATTCCCGGCCAGGACAAGCACGTCCTCTGGGTCTGGCTCGATGCGCTCTCGAACTACGTCACCGCGCTCGGGCTCGGCCTGGAGCCGGGCGAGACCGATCTCGTGCCCCGCGACCGCGCTCGATTCTGGCCTGCCGACTACCACGTGATCGGCAAGGAGATTCTCTTCTTCCATGCCATCTTCTGGCCGGCGATGCTCATGGCTCTCGACTTCCCGTTGCCGCGCTGCATTTACGCCCACAGTTTCTGGATCAGCGAAGGGCGCAAGATGAGCAAGAGCCTGGGCAACTTCATCGACCTGCCCACGATTCAAGGCTACATCGACTCGTTCAGCCTCGACGCCTTCCGCTGGTTTCTCATCACCCAGGGGCCGCTTGGCTCGACCGACACCGACTTCGCCCGCGCCAAATTCATCGACGTCTACAACAGCGATCTCGCCAACACGCTGGGCAACTCGATCAGCCGCGTCGTGAACATGATCAGCAAGTATTTCGACGGCCGCGTGCCCGAGCCGGGTGCGCACACCGTCGATGGATTCGACTGGCCGGGTATCACGCGCACGGCCGTCGATCGCATGACCACCGCGATGGGCCGCCTCGAACTGAGCGAAGCGATGGATGCGGCGCTAGGGCTCGTGCGCCAGGTCGATGCGTTCATCGACGCAACCCGGCCGTTCACGATGGCCAAGGATGAGAGCAAGCGCGCTGAACTCGCCGCCGTGCTCTACCAGTGCGCCGAAGCGCTGCGCATCGCATCCATGCTGCTCTGGTGCGCCCTGCCCAACAAGATCGAGCAGGCGTGGCGGATGCTCGGCCAGACGATCGATCCGTCCAGCGGCACCCTGCGCGACTTGTGCGCCTGGGGCGGACTCAAGCCTGGGACCACGCTGACCAAGGGTGATGCGCTGTTTCCGCGGTACGCTGAGCCAACAGCCTAGCGGGGGTTCACCGATGCCCAAGCCGAGGTTCGGCAGTAAGTCGCTTCTGATGATGACTGCCGCCCACGTTGGCATGCAGACGGTGTCCACGGTGTTCCTGGCCTTTGCCATCCTGTTGTTGAATTGGCGGGAGAATCCAATGCGCGGCATGTGGGCGCTGTCCCTGCTGCCTTGCGCCGCGTACCCAGTGTGTTTCATCGGGTATTTCGCGATGTATTGCTTCTTTTACGAGTGGTGGAGCACCCCGCGTTGGCGATCGCTCGACTGGTGGCTGGCGGCGATTGGGTGTGTCGAGGTACTGGTCGGGATCTGGCTCTGCGTGCGATACCAGCTCGCAGCCTGGGCCAGCGTGTAGTCGACGCGCCATGGCACCACTGGGTTGAACTCCCGTGCTTTGTGCCCGCAGGCTGGCTGATATGATCCGGCCATGAAGATCGGCCTGGCGCAGATCAACCCGACCGTCGGCGACATCGAGGGCAATGCGCGGCTCATCACCGCCGCCATCGACTCCGCCCGCCGCGCCGGCGCCGAGATCGTCGCCGTGCCCGAACTGGCCATCCTCGGCTATCCGCCCAAGGACCTGCTGCTCAAGCGCGGCCTGGTCGCCCGATGCGAACAAGCCGTGCGCGACATCGCCGCCGACTGCACCGACATCGCCGCCATCATCGGCTCGCCGCGGTCTCATACGAGCCCGACGGGCCGGGGCCTGCACAACAGCGCTGCGCTGTGTCGCAGCGGGCGCATCGAACTCTGGTACGACAAGCGACTGCTGCCGACCTACGACGTCTTCGACGAGTCGCGCTACTTCGACCCCGGCCGGCAGGCGGGCGTGTTCGAGCATCGCGGCCGGCTCATCGGCCTGGCCGTGTGCGAGGATTTCTGGAACGACGAAACCATCTTCCAGCGCCGCCTCTACGCCGAGGACACCGTCTCCGACCTGCTGGGCTGCGGCGTCGAACTGGTCATCAACATCTCGGCTTCGCCGTTCGTCGTCGGCAAGCCCGAGTTTCGCAGGCAACTCTTCGGCCGCATCGCCTCGCGCCTCCACGGCCCGGTCGCGCTGGTGAACCAGGTGGGCGGCAACGACGATCTCGTCTTTGACGGCTACTCGATGGTGCTCGGTTCCGACGGCGGACTCATCGCCGCCGCGCGCGGCTTTGCCGAAGATCTGCTGCTCGTCGATCTCCCCACCGATCAGCGCCGCGATTTTGAGTCCGACGACCTCGCCGACCTCTTTGATGCGCTCGTGCTGGGCGTGCGCGACTACATGCGCAAGTGCGGCTTTGCCGGCAGCATCGTGGCGCTCAGCGGCGGGATCGATTCGGCCATCGTGGCGGCCATCGCGCGCGCGGCGCTCGGCCCCGACGCCGTGCGCGGCGTGGGCATGCCCAGCCGATTCTCCTCGCCTGGGTCGATCGACGATGCACGCGACCTGGCGGATCGCCTGGGCATCCGCTTTGACCTGCTGCCCATCGAGCCGGTTCACGAGTCGATGCTGCAACTCGTCAAGCCCCTCTTTGACGAAACCGGCCAGCCGCCCGGCGTCGCCGAGGAAAACATCCAGGCCCGCATCCGCGGCAACGTCGTCATGAGTTTGTCCAACAAGACCGGCGCCCTGCTGCTCACCACCGGCAACAAGAGCGAACTGGCGGTGGGCTACTGCACGCTCTATGGCGACATGGCCGGCGGCCTGGCCGTCATCTCCGATGTGCCGAAGACCACCGTCTACAAACTCGCGCGGTGGATGAACGAACATCCGCAGCGCTGCGGCCTCACGGAGCCGCCCATCCCCGAGAGCACCATCACCAAGGCGCCCAGCGCCGAACTGCGTCCCGACCAGACCGACCAGGACACGCTGCCGCCATACGACGTTCTCGACGAGATCATCCTGCGCTACGTCGAGCGCTGCGATGATGTCGACCGGATCATCGAAGAGACGAAGATCGATGCCGATCTCGTTCGAAACGTCTGCCGCATGATCGATCGCAACGAATACAAGCGGCGGCAGATGCCGGTGGGATTGAAAGTGACCGGGCGCGCATTCGGCAGTGGTTGGCGCATGCCGATCGCGGCGCGCGGCGTATGACTCGAACAGCCGGAGTTGCCATGCCCAGCCCAGGAATCATCTCTGCAAGTCTGACTCTGCTCGCGTGCCTCGCCGCAGGATGCCACCGCTCGGCCATCCGCGAGATCGAGCCTCACCCCTGGCTCGTGGAGTTGGATTGGCTTTGCGGCGACTGGACAACGCATGCACGGCCCGACGGCTCTCGCACGGAAGAGCACTGGATGCCGCCCTCGAGATGGCACATCTTCGGCATCGGTCGAACGCTTCAGGACGGCAAAGAGGTCTTCGTCGAGTACCTGCGCATCAGCGCTGAAGGGTCGCAGGTGATCTACTACGCCGCACCGGGCGGCCGCCTGCCCGCCACGCCGTTCCGCGCCATCGAGCGCGGCCCGACGCGCGCGGTGTTCGAGAATCTCGAACACGACTATCCGCAGCGGATCATCTATGAACTTCAGCCCAGCGGGGACATCAGGGCTCGCATCGAAGGAGTCGTGGACGGGCAGCAGAAGAGCTCGGACTGGTATCTCAGCCCGGCGCACTGACGGTTCAGGCCGGGCGTCGTGGTCCGGAGGTCGGCTCCCTGGCCTGAGTCTGATCGAAGGCTGCAACCGGCGGGCCACGCCGAAGCGCGATGCGGGCCCGGAACTCATCTGTCCGTCGCTTACGCGCTCGCGTGGCCTGCGCTCCCAGAGCCTCGCTTGACCCCGGCACCCGCGCCTCGGCACTCATCTACTTGGCACGAATCCTTCGCCGATGATGTACATCTCGGTGGACTCATTGCGCGAGGCCTTGGGCTTGAAGCCCTTGACCTTGTCGAAGCGCGCTTTGCACTCGTCCAGAAGCGCCGGGTACTCCGCGCCCTCGAACACCTTCACGACAAACGACCCGCCCGAGCGAAGCACGTCGGCCGCCAGCTCCAGCGCCCGCCGGGCCAGATGGATCGACTGGTAGTGATCGCTGTGGTGGTGTCCGGTCGTGGAGGCCATCATGTCGGACATGACGAGATCGAAGTGCCGCTGGTTCGTCAGATTGAGGATCTCCGCCGCCGTGATCTTGAACACGTCGCCCTCGCGCGTCACCAGCGCTTCATCGCAGAACTTGAGCGGCCGGCGGACGGGTTTGAGATCGAATCCCAGCACGAGGCCCCCCTTGGCCGCCGGGCCGATGTGCTGGCACGCCACCTGCAGCCACGCCCCGGGCGCGCAGCCGAGGTCGAGCACGTACTCGCCGGGCTTGATGAGCCGTTTTTTTTCGAGGATTTCCTTGAGTTTGAACGCCGAGCGCGCGACGTAGCCCAGGCGTTTGGCTTCCCGAAAGTAGTGATCCTGCACTTCGCGCGTTGCCGCCATGGCCAAGTGTAGCCGCAGGCGGCGCCGGCCTGACGTGTCCGAAGCGCTCACCCTCCGGGACGCGTCGCATCGCCGGCCGACCGGTACCATGAAGCATCACCGCTGCGCCGCAACGGCGCCGCCGCTCTTCCAGGAGACAGCACATGACCCGCCGCGTCATCTCCCACCTGCTCGCACTGACGCTTGTCCTTGTTCTCGCCCCGCTGTCCCGGGCCGCGCTCGCGCCCGACGAGCACTGGAAGGGCGAGATCACGCTGCCCGGCGGTGTGCAACTCGCCCTTATCGTGCACTTCCACCCCAGCGCCGACCAGCCCGGGCAGTGGACCGCCACCCTCGATATCCCCCAGCAGGGACTCAAGGATGCGCCGATGGCGGATGTCACCTACACCGACACCGAGCTGGCGTTCACGCTCAAGATGGCCGGCGCTGTCTTCACCGCCAAAATCGACGAGACCGGCCAGAGCGCCGAAGGTCAACTCGCGCAGCACGGCATGACCTTTCCCATGCACCTGCAGCGCCAGAGCGCTGAAGAGATCGCCCGGCAACTCGAGGCGGAAAAGCCCAACCGGCCGCAGACGCCGCAGCCGCCCTTCCCCTACGAAGTGCGCGAGGTCACCTATCGCAACCAGGTCGACGACATCACCATCGCCGGCACGCTCACCATCCCCGACGGCGAAGGTCCGTTCCCGGCGGTGGTCATGATCACCGGCTCGGGGCCGCAGGATCGCGATGAATCGCTCAAGCAGCACCAGCCGTTCTGGATCATCGCCGATTATCTCTCGCGACACGGCATCGCGGTGCTGCGCAGCGACGATCGCGGCGTGGGCGGCACGAGCGGCTCAGTCTCTGACTCCACCAGCGAAGGCTTCGCGCGCGATGCGCTCGCCGGCGTTGCATACCTCAAGACCGTCGATCGCATCAATCACGAGCACATCGGCGTGATGGGCCACAGCGAGGGCGGCATCGTCGGCCCCCTCGCCGCTTCGCAGTCCGACGACGTCGCGTTCGTCGTCACGCTCGCGGGAACCGGCCTGCCCGGCAGCGACATCCTCCGCCTCCAGACGCGGCTGATCGCGGCGGCCAGCGGCATGTTGACGGATAAACAACTCGATGAGATGGAAGAGACCCAGAAGGAGGCGCTCGCCTGCATCATGAGCGACGCTCCCAGACAGGAGAAAATCGACATGGTCGTCGCGCTGATGCGAGAGCAGGGCATGGCGGCGGACGACGCCACGCTCAACGCGCTCGCCGAGCAGCAACTCGCGCAGATGAATTCGGCGTGGTTCAAGTTCTTCTATACCTACGACCCGCGACCGGCATTGCGCAAGGTTACTTGCCCGGTGCTCGCGATCAACGGCTCGCTCGATCTCCAGGTGCCGCCGAAGGAAAATCTCGAAGAGATCCGCAAAGCCCTCACTGAAGCGGGCAACAAGGACTTCACCATCAAAGAACTCGAAGGACTCAACCACCTCTTCCAGCACGCCACCACCGGCTCGCCCGACGAGTACGGCAAGATCGAGGAGACCTTCGCGCCCGAAGCGCTCGAACTGATCGCCAACTGGATCAACACCCGCTTCGGCGGAACGCCCGATGCCGGGGCCGCGCCGGCGACGATTCAGTGAAATCTCGCTTGCAGGGGACTGTTTCGTCGCGACCGATGTTGCGACTCAATAGACCGAATCCGGGAAGTAGTAGCCCTTGGCGTTCTCCGGCGTAATGAGTTCGACGTCGATCATCAGGTGGCGCGGCATGAACTGGCTCACCGCCTCGCGGTGGCCGTCGCGCAGGTTCGACACGGCCATGTGAATGCCGGTGGCGATCATCGACGGC
This genomic interval from Phycisphaerales bacterium contains the following:
- a CDS encoding sigma-70 family RNA polymerase sigma factor, with the protein product MDRREFEAQALEHLDAVYRMAMQLSRRPEDAADLVQETFLKALRASERFEPKGGGIRPWLFKILRNVFYSRVVREQRGPAASENIHQHASASPGPDESKPAWDLASMDWEHVDDRLKSAINSLNPEYREVLLLWGVEGMKYREIALIVDVPIGTVMSRLFRARAALVQQLGPLAAEVGIRVEDDGAEAQ
- a CDS encoding methionine--tRNA ligase, producing the protein MSASRRTFYITTPIYYVNDRPHIGHSYTTTVCDVAARFHRFLGLDVFFLTGTDEHGVKVEKSAADQGVTPLELADRNAAQFQRVLQMLDFTNDDFIRTTQTRHTLQVERFVQRLIASGDIYLGQYEGWYDEGQEEFVPDTRAKDQDYKSAVSGKPLVRMREDNYFFRLSAYQQRLEQLYRDQPEFVRPEARRNEMLGRLRDGLQDVPVTRTSFTWGIPIPGQDKHVLWVWLDALSNYVTALGLGLEPGETDLVPRDRARFWPADYHVIGKEILFFHAIFWPAMLMALDFPLPRCIYAHSFWISEGRKMSKSLGNFIDLPTIQGYIDSFSLDAFRWFLITQGPLGSTDTDFARAKFIDVYNSDLANTLGNSISRVVNMISKYFDGRVPEPGAHTVDGFDWPGITRTAVDRMTTAMGRLELSEAMDAALGLVRQVDAFIDATRPFTMAKDESKRAELAAVLYQCAEALRIASMLLWCALPNKIEQAWRMLGQTIDPSSGTLRDLCAWGGLKPGTTLTKGDALFPRYAEPTA
- a CDS encoding NAD+ synthase, translated to MKIGLAQINPTVGDIEGNARLITAAIDSARRAGAEIVAVPELAILGYPPKDLLLKRGLVARCEQAVRDIAADCTDIAAIIGSPRSHTSPTGRGLHNSAALCRSGRIELWYDKRLLPTYDVFDESRYFDPGRQAGVFEHRGRLIGLAVCEDFWNDETIFQRRLYAEDTVSDLLGCGVELVINISASPFVVGKPEFRRQLFGRIASRLHGPVALVNQVGGNDDLVFDGYSMVLGSDGGLIAAARGFAEDLLLVDLPTDQRRDFESDDLADLFDALVLGVRDYMRKCGFAGSIVALSGGIDSAIVAAIARAALGPDAVRGVGMPSRFSSPGSIDDARDLADRLGIRFDLLPIEPVHESMLQLVKPLFDETGQPPGVAEENIQARIRGNVVMSLSNKTGALLLTTGNKSELAVGYCTLYGDMAGGLAVISDVPKTTVYKLARWMNEHPQRCGLTEPPIPESTITKAPSAELRPDQTDQDTLPPYDVLDEIILRYVERCDDVDRIIEETKIDADLVRNVCRMIDRNEYKRRQMPVGLKVTGRAFGSGWRMPIAARGV
- a CDS encoding RlmE family RNA methyltransferase, which encodes MAATREVQDHYFREAKRLGYVARSAFKLKEILEKKRLIKPGEYVLDLGCAPGAWLQVACQHIGPAAKGGLVLGFDLKPVRRPLKFCDEALVTREGDVFKITAAEILNLTNQRHFDLVMSDMMASTTGHHHSDHYQSIHLARRALELAADVLRSGGSFVVKVFEGAEYPALLDECKARFDKVKGFKPKASRNESTEMYIIGEGFVPSR
- a CDS encoding alpha/beta fold hydrolase, with translation MTRRVISHLLALTLVLVLAPLSRAALAPDEHWKGEITLPGGVQLALIVHFHPSADQPGQWTATLDIPQQGLKDAPMADVTYTDTELAFTLKMAGAVFTAKIDETGQSAEGQLAQHGMTFPMHLQRQSAEEIARQLEAEKPNRPQTPQPPFPYEVREVTYRNQVDDITIAGTLTIPDGEGPFPAVVMITGSGPQDRDESLKQHQPFWIIADYLSRHGIAVLRSDDRGVGGTSGSVSDSTSEGFARDALAGVAYLKTVDRINHEHIGVMGHSEGGIVGPLAASQSDDVAFVVTLAGTGLPGSDILRLQTRLIAAASGMLTDKQLDEMEETQKEALACIMSDAPRQEKIDMVVALMREQGMAADDATLNALAEQQLAQMNSAWFKFFYTYDPRPALRKVTCPVLAINGSLDLQVPPKENLEEIRKALTEAGNKDFTIKELEGLNHLFQHATTGSPDEYGKIEETFAPEALELIANWINTRFGGTPDAGAAPATIQ